In the genome of Vicia villosa cultivar HV-30 ecotype Madison, WI linkage group LG7, Vvil1.0, whole genome shotgun sequence, one region contains:
- the LOC131620481 gene encoding ASC1-like protein gives MDLFQQVTSVDWQHESYPAFPDFFLLPFFAIFFPSLRFLLDRFIFQKLARRFIFGKGHEALDFHTDDGRKKIGKFKESAWKCVYFLSAEIFALAVTYNEPWFTDTSYFWVGPGNQRWPDQKIKLKLKGLYMYGAGFYSYSILALIFWETRRSDFGISMTHHVASLTLIVLSYTFRFVRVGSVVLALHDATDVFLEIGKMSKYSGAETMASFAFILFVLSFTILRVIYFPFWVLRSTSSEMVPTLKLGKHWVDGSIHYYVFNTLLYCLLILNIYWWVLILRMLVGQIRAKGKVSEDIRSDSEDEHEHEE, from the exons ATGGATTTGTTTCAACAAGTGACCTCCGTTGACTGGCAACACGAATCTTACCCCGCCTTTCCTGatttctttcttcttcctttcttcGCCATCTTCTTCCCTTCCCTTCGTTTCCTTCTCGACAGGTTCATTTTCCAG AAATTGGCCAGACGATTCATTTTTGGAAAGGGACATGAGGCACTTGATTTTCATACCGATGACGGTCGAAAGAAGATTGGAAAATTTAAGGAATCAGCGTGGAAATGCGTTTATTTTCTATCTGCAGAAATTTTTGCGCTGGCAGTAACATATAACGAGCCTTGGTTTACTGATACAAGTTATTTTTGGGTTGGGCCAGGGAATCAGAGATGGCCAGATCAAAAGATTAA attgaaaTTGAAGGGGCTATATATGTATGGTGCTGGATTTTATTCATACTCCATACTTGCTTTAATTTTCTGGGAAACAAGACGCTCTGACTTTGGGATTTCCATGACACACCATGTTGCTTCTCTCACTCTCATTGTGTTATCCTACACTTTTAG GTTTGTTCGAGTCGGATCAGTTGTTTTAGCCCTTCATGATGCTACTGATGTGTTTCTGGAGATAGGGAAAATGTCCAAATACAGCGGTGCTGAAACAATGGCTAGCTTTGCTTTTATCCTTTTTGTTTTGTCTTTCACCATACTACGTGTCATTTACTTCCCATTCTGGGTTCTTCGAAGTACAAG CTCTGAAATGGTTCCCACCTTGAAGTTGGGAAAGCATTGGGTGGATGGTTCAATACATTATTATGTATTCAACACTCTTCTATACTGCTTGCTTATTCTTAATATTTATTGGTGGGTGTTGATCCTTCGAATGCTTGTTGGTCAAATCCGAGCTAAAGGAAAAGTTAGTGAAGATATTCGATCTG ATTCTGAAGACGAACATGAACATGAAGAATGA